The Solanum pennellii chromosome 11, SPENNV200 genome contains a region encoding:
- the LOC107004892 gene encoding protein SENSITIVITY TO RED LIGHT REDUCED 1 isoform X1, with protein sequence MMLTGDIPPNQTIYIKNLNEKVKKEVSFSSSYRGMASSAKTPGLDKPNPAEDWTVVLPRRGKQKRIFHKVIIHERQKQEQLWTPADIETNPERESKLMQKIQTCMRKLESSSFWLTFLDQLQTPEIFDRFLKAVGSEGKMQMVIYGIGSIESYEPPRLQLSLAILMKRMFSWIGEVEVFDPVISLAESRVLTALGCSVLTVNEQGRRQALRPTMFFMPHCDAELYENLLEANWRHDLLGNMILFGNSFEAYEQHVSECKNLRLADSRKHIIAIRQFVNELPIDSRKQIVAFRQFVKERSIDPFSDDQFRAFHGSSWHFFDIDPHSDLCDAKP encoded by the exons ATGATGCTTACGGGAGACATACCACCGAATCAAACTATTTACATTAAGAACTTAAACGAGAAGGTCAAGAAAgaag TGTCTTTCTCAAGTAGCTATAGAGGAATGGCTTCATCGGCAAAGACACCAGGTCTTGACAAGCCTAACCCAGCTGAAGATTGGACTGTTGTATTGCCTCGTCGTGGAAAACAGAAAAGAATTTTTCATAAAGTTATCATTCACGAACGGCAAAAACAAGAACAACTGTGGACTCCAGCAGATATTGAGACCAATCCCGAGAGAGAATCTAAATTGATGCAAAAAATACAAACCTGCATGAGGAAACTCGAGAGCTCTTCCTTCTGGTTGACATTTTTGGATCAGTTACAAACCCCTGAAATATTTGATAGGTTTCTAAAAGCTGTGGGCTCAGAAGGAAAGATGCAGATGGTAATATATGGAATTGGTAGCATAGAATCATATGAGCCTCCTAGATTACAGCTTAGTCTTGCAATCTTAATGAAAAGAATGTTTAGTTGGATTGGGGAGGTAGAGGTATTTGATCCAGTGATCTCTCTGGCAGAATCTAGGGTGCTGACAGCTCTCGGTTGTTCTGTCCTAACAGTCAATGAACAGGGTAGACGGCAAGCTTTAAGACCTACGATGTTCTTCATGCCACATTGTGATGCTGAACTATATGAGAATCTTCTAGAGGCAAATTGGAGGCATGATCTATTGGGTAATATGATACTGTTTGGAAATAGTTTTGAGGCGTATGAGCAACACGTGTCAGAGTGCAAAAACCTTAGACTTGCTGATTCTAGGAAGCATATCATAGCAATCAGGCAGTTTGTAAATGAGCTTCCCATTGATTCTAGGAAGCAGATTGTAGCATTCAGGCAGTTTGTAAAAGAGCGTTCCATTGATCCCTTTTCAGATGATCAATTTCGTGCCTTCCATGGTTCAAGTTGGCATTTTTTCGACATTGATCCTCATTCAGATTTATGTGATGCTAAACCATGA
- the LOC107004892 gene encoding protein SENSITIVITY TO RED LIGHT REDUCED 1 isoform X2, producing MASSAKTPGLDKPNPAEDWTVVLPRRGKQKRIFHKVIIHERQKQEQLWTPADIETNPERESKLMQKIQTCMRKLESSSFWLTFLDQLQTPEIFDRFLKAVGSEGKMQMVIYGIGSIESYEPPRLQLSLAILMKRMFSWIGEVEVFDPVISLAESRVLTALGCSVLTVNEQGRRQALRPTMFFMPHCDAELYENLLEANWRHDLLGNMILFGNSFEAYEQHVSECKNLRLADSRKHIIAIRQFVNELPIDSRKQIVAFRQFVKERSIDPFSDDQFRAFHGSSWHFFDIDPHSDLCDAKP from the coding sequence ATGGCTTCATCGGCAAAGACACCAGGTCTTGACAAGCCTAACCCAGCTGAAGATTGGACTGTTGTATTGCCTCGTCGTGGAAAACAGAAAAGAATTTTTCATAAAGTTATCATTCACGAACGGCAAAAACAAGAACAACTGTGGACTCCAGCAGATATTGAGACCAATCCCGAGAGAGAATCTAAATTGATGCAAAAAATACAAACCTGCATGAGGAAACTCGAGAGCTCTTCCTTCTGGTTGACATTTTTGGATCAGTTACAAACCCCTGAAATATTTGATAGGTTTCTAAAAGCTGTGGGCTCAGAAGGAAAGATGCAGATGGTAATATATGGAATTGGTAGCATAGAATCATATGAGCCTCCTAGATTACAGCTTAGTCTTGCAATCTTAATGAAAAGAATGTTTAGTTGGATTGGGGAGGTAGAGGTATTTGATCCAGTGATCTCTCTGGCAGAATCTAGGGTGCTGACAGCTCTCGGTTGTTCTGTCCTAACAGTCAATGAACAGGGTAGACGGCAAGCTTTAAGACCTACGATGTTCTTCATGCCACATTGTGATGCTGAACTATATGAGAATCTTCTAGAGGCAAATTGGAGGCATGATCTATTGGGTAATATGATACTGTTTGGAAATAGTTTTGAGGCGTATGAGCAACACGTGTCAGAGTGCAAAAACCTTAGACTTGCTGATTCTAGGAAGCATATCATAGCAATCAGGCAGTTTGTAAATGAGCTTCCCATTGATTCTAGGAAGCAGATTGTAGCATTCAGGCAGTTTGTAAAAGAGCGTTCCATTGATCCCTTTTCAGATGATCAATTTCGTGCCTTCCATGGTTCAAGTTGGCATTTTTTCGACATTGATCCTCATTCAGATTTATGTGATGCTAAACCATGA
- the LOC107004893 gene encoding uncharacterized protein At5g39865-like, translating into MMDHHRHHRDNEFEYQEIQKTKTSSKFNRSRTIHSPRNSIEFPEKPLYLYPSPHSIERNGSIKKLHCSPLGSMVGNSFKGKVKKLYSIFDSRKENPRSSIPKPQSKHSKPLSSNPLLLPDRVVIYFTSIRGIRRTFEDCYTVKMILGSYRVKVDERDVSMHIAYRKELQNVVGEKNNHSIVTLPQVFIKGKYIGGAELIKQLNEIGELPKLLRGIPLRPIGYICEGCGDVRFVPCSNCDGSRKFFDEDEGQVRRCLICNENGLIRCTLCCS; encoded by the coding sequence atgatggatcatcatcgtcatcacaGGGACAATGAATTTGAATATCAAGAAATCCAGAAAACAAAGAcatcatcaaaattcaataGATCAAGGACTATACACAGCCCGAGAAACTCGATTGAATTCCCCGAAAAGCCCTTGTATCTCTATCCTTCTCCTCATTCCATCGAACGTAATGGCTCCATTAAAAAGCTTCATTGCTCACCTTTAGGATCCATGGTTGGAAATTCATTCAAAGGAAAAGTGAAAAAGCTGTATTCAATTTTCGACTCTCGTAAAGAAAATCCTCGATCCTCGATTCCAAAACCTCAAAGCAAGCATTCAAAGCCATTGAGTTCGAACCCTCTGTTATTGCCGGATCGTGTGGTAATTTACTTCACGAGTATCCGTGGAATTCGAAGGACCTTCGAGGATTGTTACACAGTGAAGATGATATTAGGAAGCTATCGTGTTAAAGTCGATGAAAGAGACGTGTCAATGCACATCGCGTATAGGAAGGAATTGCAAAATGTTGTAGGTGAGAAGAACAACCATAGTATTGTGACATTGCCACAGGTTTTTATTAAAGGGAAATACATTGGAGGTGCTGAATTGATCAAGCAATTGAACGAAATCGGCGAATTGCCAAAGTTGTTAAGAGGGATTCCTTTAAGGCCAATTGGTTATATCTGTGAAGGTTGTGGGGATGTACGGTTCGTGCCTTGCTCGAATTGCGATGGCAGCAGGAAATTTTTCGATGAAGATGAAGGACAAGTTAGGAGGTGTCTTATTTGTAATGAGAATGGATTGATTCGATGCACACTTTGTTGTTCTTGA
- the LOC107004895 gene encoding RING-H2 finger protein ATL78-like, with amino-acid sequence MDYSRRLLREATMSPPPAAGISHDTPLGHRVNTIDANVIMVLAVLVCALICSLVLNSIIKCAFKCSSLILADPSSNHTSNNNSSSTKLVNRGIKKKALKTFPVITYSTTELKHPGLDSECVICLSEFGVGDKIKVLPKCNHGFHVRCIDKWLNSHSSCPTCRHSLIDTCEKIVNGGNSSTNNNNTEAAVQQVIVRIEPLQREGVISN; translated from the coding sequence atgGACTATTCAAGAAGATTACTCCGGGAAGCCACCATGTCGCCGCCACCGGCAGCCGGAATCAGCCACGATACACCACTTGGTCATAGAGTCAACACAATTGATGCAAATGTTATTATGGTTTTGGCTGTACTTGTATGTGCCTTAATTTGTTCACTTGTGTTGAATTCCATCATAAAATGTGCATTTAAGTGCTCTAGCTTAATATTGGCTGATCCATCATCAAATCATACAAGTAACAACAactcttcttcaacaaaattagTCAATAGAGGGATCAAGAAAAAAGCGCTCAAGACATTTCCAGTTATAACATATAGTACTACTGAACTGAAACATCCAGGGCTCGACTCTGAATGTGTCATCTGCTTATCAGAATTTGGAGTTGGAGACAAAATCAAAGTGCTACCTAAGTGCAACCATGGATTCCATGTTCGATGTATCGATAAATGGCTCAATTCACACTCTTCTTGCCCTACTTGTAGGCACTCCCTCATTGACACTTGCGAAAAAATTGTTAATGGTGGCAATTCttctactaataataataatacagaGGCAGCAGTACAACAAGTTATAGTAAGGATTGAACCTCTCCAACGTGAAGGTGTGATATCCAATTAA